From the genome of Solanum lycopersicum chromosome 12, SLM_r2.1:
ttatcatattaatatgcgaaaaattgtaatttatagtacctttcatatagttttagaatatttaacttttttgttaaaatatcgaattaatgtaatataatttaattttaaaaattagtcaaattgactttcgaaaaacgCAACGTGACAAATAATACCGAACAGAACAGagtgaataataagataaagCTTGTTATATATTTACTGATCCTAAATATTggattatcttctttttttttggtatttttttttctttctaggaTTACAAGGGGAAGATTGTTGACATTAGAGaagaaattttaagaaaaagaagagcaGGAAAGCTGCCTGGTGACACTACTTCTGCCTTAAAAGCTTGGTGGAAATCACATTCTAAGTGGCCTTATCCCACAGTAAGTACTACTATACTCATTAAGTTACAAGTTCGAATCGTGAAATTAGCTATTAATTGATGTTGGTCTCAGTCGTCAGTAGGCAGCTTACATCATTCATGCGCCTTTTTGGGACACGGGTAAAACTAGCACTTGAAATTATTATTGACATTGAATTTAGAAAATCATATTAAAGTTTAAATCTTGAATTCGTTTCTGTTTTAAGGTCCAACCTTTCAATATTCGTAATTTGTTTTAGTGTTAACTAAAGAATTAAACACATAATTTGTGCAAGATCTGTTACGCAAGCTCACAGTGTTGGATTTTGAGCGTGCTTAAGGCGTACATTCGGACACTTAGAATGAAACTCTTATAGAACTAAGTCACACACGTAAGTCTCAGGGCGTCATGTTAGAGCTCTCCTTAGGGCGAATCCCAACACCACGTGAATATGGAATGCTTTGTGCATCAGATTGTCTAaggtttttttgttgttgatgatgcTTATATATAGGAGGAAGATAAAGCAAAATTAGTGAAAGATACAGGATTGCAATTAAAACAAGTCAATAATTGGTTCATTAACCAAAGGAAACGAAATTGGCACTCTACTCCATCATCATCTTCTGCTCAAAAAAGCAAACGCAAAAGGTAGATTCagttactaattaattaattattgttactcaaaacaatatattttactAACTTTATCCtaatattttggtaaaaattatatttatagtgCAGGTGAAAAATCTAGAAATGATCATTTTACATGACAGGAGAATTGAGAATATCATGCATGAAGGGAAAAGAATATGTTTGATAGGAGGAAAGtcattttatattatgtaaaatacttttaatgatttttagcttataagttgtGGATGCACGTTCATTTAATGTCTcaaatttagatatatatatcgCAAAAGATTAACTTTTAAGTGTTAGATTTTCAATTAAAAGGGTTGCTGTTTTGATGTGCTATACTTTTTGTTTATCGAAAATCTAATATTTGAAGCTCTTTAAGTTTTTATAGCaatctcaaatttttaatataaatgagttcatactaattaaatattaagtgaATTTCTGACGTGTCTGCAGCAAGTATTAATGAATACGTAATCTGACAATTGAAATATGTCAAAGAAACAGGTTCAACAAGTGttgatgaagaaggaaatttAGAGTTAGAATCGCACTAGAATTAGACTACTTATATTAATTAAGATTAAACTACGACTAAAATTATATTAAGATTAGGATTATAGTTCGACtaagattaaattatttataataataattattatcatatagTAATAAATATTCTAGTAGAATTCTAACTATAGTTGATTTAGAATTTtgagtatttattttataattttaattatctatATAATTCTTGAGTGAGATTTCTACAAAAGTTATTAGGTTCACAATTTCACATGAATCAATAAAAAACCCTCTAGCTTCGTCCAAGAGCTCAAATCGAGATTTCAACACAACTCTTCTAATTTATTGGAATGAAAATTCATTATCTATAcgtatttgatgaaattttatttatatagaatcCAAATAAAAGCTATCGAGTTCGGCTAATATCCCTCGCTATTTGAGCAAACATTACAAAAAGTCATACATAACAACAATATCCTAACCATGAAAAGTTAGGATAGAATGATAagtattcaattatttttattacagtTAAAAGTTACGATAGAAtgttaagtatttatttatctGTAATATAGAGTATTTTACCCATTTGTAATTCACGACACgaatttaaatttgatcaaaattcaatacgaatattaaatacgaatgaaaagaaaatagtagtctaattatattaataacattttcaataattttctcAATAAAAAGGTGTCACAAACCAATTTTGCTCTGTTTTTGAGCAATAACAGGGACAGCAAACCTAGATGAGAAATTACTGAAAAGCCCATCTTCTTCCTCACGAGCTCCATCATCAAAATTTAGAGCATAACTCTGAGCATCATACTGAAATTGAGGTCTCGATTTCTTCGAATTACtattcatttttcttaataaattctTCAATATCACCAGCCATGACTCTCTGTGCTCTGGTTTTTCATGATCTTGTAGCAGAGATCTGCTGTGAACTTCATGGCCTTTGCCCCAAttgaaacatgaaaaatttaaacaacTACACAATCCACATccagttgaagaagaagatgatgaatcGTAGTAATAATCAGAAATTTCGTTTTCTTGTTTCGAATCAGTAACGGGAATATAACTATTCATGATACTAAGCTcgtatgaaaatatttttaaatagagaaattaatttgaaattcagGATGAATATCggatatcaaataaaaaagaccaaatatgaaaatatttttaaatagaaaaatcaattgaaatttaatatgaatattaagtatcaaataaaaaagatcaaatatagaaatacttttaaatagagaaatcaattaaaatttaatacgAATATCgaataaaatcaacaaataatatGTGTGTGTTGGGAGGAGAATGATGGGAATTTGAGAATTGGTGAGTGTTTACTTATATGTATTTGTTTGTGCGTGTGGGatgtgtgtgtgaagggataaAAAGGGAGTGAGAGAAGTGGACAAGTGGTTGTAAATTAAAAGGTAGGTTTAAGAAATACTATTAAAAAAGGTgcctttattaaaataatacttaaaaaaaatctaatgttatatttattttagcaaATAATAAAATCTACAAAGGAAAAGGATACTttagttgtttttattttccatatacacataaattagTTACATGTGTTAGGAGAAATAGGTTGATAAAATGataagagaaatatttagaatatttttaaatttaacgtaaattaatttttttatgattattcaatataattattaattttattttcaaattattgaatGTCTTAAAAATATGTCTTTACTTGACTAATTGAACTTAAATATACCTTTAAATTCTTGTGAAGTTTTGAGTATTCTGAACACTTCTCTCGacttttttaaaagaatctTATGTTCCTTCGTACTAGAATTCGAGACTACTTGTTTTAGCATGTAGCGTATCGATGATGTATCGAaatttatttaggctagaaagatatttttaacGCTGATGACcgtttaaagataaaattaataatttacatttTCTCAATACttctaaaattaatatacacATAGTCAAAAGTatggcaaaaaaaaaactatagtaactcataagatttttttaattttaattaaagatctcgaatttaaattctgaattgAAGAACAGATAGATACTATTTTGTACTATAGTCTCATTATCAGTACAAGTTTTTTGCAATTGGCATATACCGTGTGGccgccaaaaaaaaaatatctcataaGTTAGGTATAGTAATTTATAACAAATCTTTAAagcaaagaagaaacaaaagagTGTTGGACTCATGTGAATATTCGTGTCTACAACGTGTGGAATGAtaagtatttgaattttatttttttcatactgaGGTGGCATACTACATATTAATTTACTTTAGTATAatgggaaaatattttttttacaaaaaaaataaagtaaaattgataattttatcgTAATTTAAATGTAAgctcttttaattttcttttattattgtgCATGAGTGAAGCAAGTTGGGTGGAAGGGGTGTTAAGTCTTCTAATTATAAATTAGCTTTTCTTGTTAATATGGACATtgaaataatagtaattatcaAATATGATGTAAAATATTTGCttagtaataatatttaaagATTATTTGTCATGTTCAACAATCCTATTGGCAATTCATGAAGCTGACTTAATTCTCACTTTCATTATATGCTTGCTACCTTTTCTTTTATGTCATCCTTTTCTtttatcctttttctttttaccaacattaataaataatatcttGAGATCATATCCAAAAGTATGAGTCATATTCTTATCCAAATAGAGATCCTATTGAGatcttatatattaaaaaaaaaaaaagatggttaTGGGTTGGAGTGTtgactaataaaaaaatttatatttgaaaaatatatattgtggaGATAAGGATATTAAGATGGATGTATGGTCATAGTATGAACAGTCGATCAGAAATTAGAATATTCAAAATAAGGTGAAAGTGACATTCGTAAATCGTGGAGGATAACATAAGAAAAGCAAGACTAGCTTGGTTAAGACTAAACATATAAAGAGAAAATGTGATGATGCACCAGTGAAGAAGTGCGGGAGGTTATTGATAGAGATTACGTGAAGAGATAGGATAGCAGATTAGTAGGTAGTATAGTGTTGTCTTAAGCTCCACGTGTATTAGAATAAAAGGTTAGCAGGTAGTATAGTGTTGTCCTAGTTAGGGTGATTGATGCTTACCAACATATTACCTGTATTATTGtagtttttgtttattatgtCCATCtgtatttattatcatttttgataatttatttgagtatattattttattatatttgaatcgAAAGTATTTAAGATAGAAATAAGGTGTATTTCACttaatatgttattgttatagATGAAAAAGacacacctaatatttaatttatttagaaatcGAATTTAATACCTTACGATTCTCAATCTATTTGATTGAATACTAGATGGAGTGTGAATGTATGATAACAAAGAAATACTTCAAACTCAACtatgaagttattttatttttcattcgaTATTTCATATTCGTACCAATGAGCATCAGAAAGTCTCTTAATAGTGTTTTTTGTGACTTCATTTTCAAAGCTCGAATGCAAGATTTCTTGTTAAGAATGAATGAACGAGTAGTTTAACATTAAAGACAGCCTCTACGGTCTCTCTAGAGTGCAAAGAGAAATTTTCAAAACCAAAACTCAGCTCTAAATTCTGATTTCTTTCTCCcctaaatttcatatataatccCTGATTTGCAATGAAACGGTAAATATTCCTCaattcttaattttaattaaaatttcgaATTTAAAACCTgaatatgatgaattcatgGGAACATTTTATCTCATAACTCGAGTTTGAACTTTAAATATGAGCTCATCAGAAGCATTTCATCTCATAATCTCGAGTTTGAGCTTTGAACATGAGATCGGTGAAAGATTTTCTTCCATAATCTCAAGTTTGAGCTCTGAATATGAACTAAGCTATTTACCTCCAAAGTGGGATATCCAGACCCAAATAATAAGCAAAGCAGAGAAATAGCGAAAAAAAGGCAAGAATTTTTAGATTATAAATCTATGTGCAGAATCAAACTCAACTGTAATTTCATctctatatagaaaaaaaaaacaataaaaattatcacACAAAAGCACTTAACTTGCAGCAGCTACTTCCCTCACTGGCGAGGATTTCACCGGCGGCGAAGGAGGAAGTCGAGAGGAGAAATTCCTCAAAGGAGCAATTTCTTCACTATCATCATCAAATCCATCTTCAAAATTAAGCGAATAACTCATCGGATCGTAACGAAACTCAGTAGAAGCGTGTCTCTTGTGCCGATTCGATCCAGTTCCGACGAAATTCagaacatttaacaccttatcTTTCAATTTCAGAAGGTTACTAGATTCTTCGTTGTTTACCCAAATCAGCGCCGGATTCTCATCAGACGATGACGGCGGCGGCGGAGGACGGCGGTGAGGGAAGCAACAAGACAAACAGAGGGAGTTTTTGAGCTTCTGCTTGAGATTTGGGGGTGAAGTTAGAGAAAAATCATCGTTTTCGTCCATTGGAGCTGAGAATTGAGATTGAAAATGGCGAAGAAAAATTGGGGATTttacatagaaaaaaaaaaagacgaaAAGGGACAAATTGGCCTGTTTTGGTTCCCACTGTTTTGTTAACAAATTTTATGTGCGGCTATTCACAAGTGGTGTGGTATATACTCGCTCCGTTCCAAAATAGTTATCgcgttttaattttaaaaaattaattatatttatttagacatttaaaaaaaactaaacaagaTGTGatgtatattataaattttttcatcatttaaaaaatatcttttaaaatattaatcaatatttatattatatcctactagaaaagaaaaatgtgataagattgaaaacattttaactaATCTACAAGGTGTCTatactataaaataaaagattttgaatttttattttaaactagATAAAGGATGTCCGTGCAAgctattttcattataaaaaaaggCTGATAAGTGGAAAGCATTAGCAggatttaaaaagtaaaattacagAAATAACCCCACTTATTTGGAATAAAGTACTCTGCATTGGTTGACCCCACGTGgcatttttcattgttttcgtCGGACGGAAGAACCATCATTTATATAGAATGATGATAGAACAAAATGGTTAGTGTTATTTAGAGCCGTCAAAATGGATTTGACCTGCAAGGTCGGTCCAATCCAATTCTTGAATTAAGTGGGTTGTGTCTGATTTTTTTTGACccatttaaaaacaaatttttaagCCCAGCCTCACTTTGCTCGCTAGCCTCATAGGCCAAATTCGCTAGTCTCAGAGGCTAGCCCGTGGGCTATGAACatttaaaaataggaaaactttcacatatagtcactttaaaataattaattactctccatagctatagtttgataattataatttgtagctacatgttatatggaggagagagagagggggaaaagagtgggagaaaggtgaatcgTATATGTatttggttagataattgtatattatacatttgtatttgtatatatggcgagcgagattgggagagggaggagagaggcgagcgagattgggagagggaggagagaggcgagcgagattgggagagagagaagagaggcgagtgagatcgggagagggaggagagatgcGAGGGAGAAAGGTGAATCGTATATGTatttggttagataattgtatattatacatttgtatttgtatatatggcaagagagattgggagagggaggagagaggcgagcgagattgggagagagagaagagaggcgagtgagatcgggagagggaggagagatgcgagcgagagaggacagagagtgggagagagatgaattatatatgtatatatttgtatataactgtaaattatacatatacatttgtataaatggcaatcgagattgagagagggaggagaggggcgagcgagagaggacaaAGAGTGGGAAAGAcgtgaatatatatatagtagtgttttatttgtaaatattttatcaataaatatgttaaaaacataaaaaaaatcaagtctttACActagccttttttttttttaggaggAATGATTGAATGATCAACATTTTTTTGCTAAATCTTACGTTGACTATTATGTATTTTGGTAAGTATTCACCGAAGTGTGAGATTCATAAATGAATTTTTGCAAGTATTCGCTGAAGTGTGTGATTCATAAATGAAAATCTGTATGTATTGATATCCTGTTCATAGACGTCAATATTCAATTCTCTTAGATACTCCTTCTAAAAGCgtaatattattcattatttggtTGAAATATCAACCCGTCCCAACCCGTGACCCGCTTAGGGCTGGGTTGAGCCGCTGTTTTATTGACCCTTTAACTAAAAGGGTCAGCTCACCCCAACCCATTTAACTCTCTAGCCCGTTAAAGTTGAGTTGAGTGTGACCAACCCATTTTGACAGCTCTAGACCGTCATTTATTCAATTAAATgcaagataaaataatattttatttgagattATTATACTTTACGTCACATCAAGcgaattttatgttatttttttaatgaatgtatcaaatttaaatgtgcaaataaaattaacaaatatatcaaatctaaatatgacaaataaaattaaacggaGGAAGTAATTCATAACCAATCTTAAGGactaattacttttaaattaagaaattaatatttgaacTCATTTGACTATTAAAAAAGTCACAAGTTTTGATCTCATATAATTGTACTTTAAACCAATATTCAAacttcaaaacaaatataaaaaggtaataaaagtataaatacaaaaatagaaCAAGTACATTTCATACAAATTTCATAAGTTAAATGATAATTACGTTGTATTTCTactctttttcaaattataaaatctcTTAACATTTACGGATTTTATATGCATCACTCAACGTTTTCCAATATATCACATACTGATTTCAAATATATCATTCAACGTCGGATACATCATGTCCCATTACATTGCCTTTGTTGATGCAACACACGTCTCAATAAATCGTTCAAAAATTTAGATACATAACTTTTACTAATACAAGACATTCCTGTCCCGGTAGATCGTATAAGAGTGATATATCTGAAAATAGATGAAGTGAgatcttttgtattttttcaaatagtagaaaaatttaaatatataataaaataaatagtaactttcacatatagcaaacataaaaatcatatttgtatacactataactatagtttgcataattacgctccataacaaacataaatatgtatatttcgctaTACGTATGCGAaaaagaaagcagttgtataATTTGATATACATGTAAAAAATCAgttatataattcattatacatatacaaaaagaaacaattatatacaaaagatcaattgtataatttgtatatgtataatttcaGAAAGAGAGAAACACAAAAGAAAACGAGAAAGGTGAATATTtgttttgtataattataagtgtataggacgaagatatatgtatttgcatatgTGTATACAATTTTcactcactttatacaaacagaaacacaatttatacatttcatttctatttgtataagcgaggaaggcgagcgagatctgaaagaggggaacgaaaatatatgtatatatacaatctactctcgctttatacaaaaacaaacacattttatacatttttatttgtataaaagcAGAGAAGCGAGCGAGACTGCAACTAAACGAGAGTAACGAGCAAGATTACATGAGGGAGAGAGGCAAAAGTAACAATAGTATATCTgtagcatttaatttgaattaatagtttattattacgtacaattttttctaaaataaattgtgtattttcgtaattattattttttttatgaaaaaaaaaaaagcaaggtGGATTTAGGGTGGGTGGGAGTAGTGGGGGTGGGGTGTGATTTGCATTTCGCCATTTCCTGGGAGGTTCCCGGGCAGACAGTCAAAACTCCCAAATTCTTTGTTTCCTTAATTTGTAAGACATAGACTAATTTAGAATGTTTAGATCTgaacaaacattttaaaaagaagaggaaaattcAAAATCCCATTGGATAAtttcttgttcttgttcttctttctcAGTAAATTTTGGTCTATACATAAACCCCATATACAGATTGACTCAAATTACATACaaagatttgattttgaatacaGATTGACTCAAATTACATACaaagatttgattttgaatacaGATTGACTCAAATTACATACGAagatttgattttgtttgtatGAGATTGTAAAAACATGATGGAACTCAAACCCCTTAATTCAGTTCCACCTATAAAGCCACCACCAGGTCACAATCTCTTCCCAACACTCAATCCACCAGAAAAGACTCTAACTTTCCACAAATTTTTGGTCCTATTCCTTACTTTTATAGCATATGCAGCTTTTCATGCCTCTAGGAAACCACCAAGTATAGTAAAATCAGTTCTTGGTCCTGAGATCAAAGCTCTAAATGGTACAGATAGCACCATTGTTGCAACTGGATGGGCCCCATTTGAAGGTGCTAGTGGGCCACATCGTTTAGGGGAGCTTGATCTTGCATTCTTGTTAGCATATTCAATT
Proteins encoded in this window:
- the LOC104644843 gene encoding uncharacterized protein codes for the protein MNSYIPVTDSKQENEISDYYYDSSSSSSTGCGLCSCLNFSCFNWGKGHEVHSRSLLQDHEKPEHRESWLVILKNLLRKMNSNSKKSRPQFQYDAQSYALNFDDGAREEEDGLFSNFSSRFAVPVIAQKQSKIGL
- the LOC101250190 gene encoding uncharacterized protein, translated to MDENDDFSLTSPPNLKQKLKNSLCLSCCFPHRRPPPPPSSSDENPALIWVNNEESSNLLKLKDKVLNVLNFVGTGSNRHKRHASTEFRYDPMSYSLNFEDGFDDDSEEIAPLRNFSSRLPPSPPVKSSPVREVAAAS